From the Streptomyces nigrescens genome, one window contains:
- a CDS encoding sugar porter family MFS transporter: MTSTAQPTVPEGRKAHPDHLGHVIFITAAAAMGGFLFGYDSSVINGAVEAIRSRYDVGSAVLAQVIAVALIGCAVGAATAGRIADRIGRIRVMQIASVLFTISAVGSALPFSLWDLAFWRIIGGFAIGMASVIGPAYIAEVSPSAYRGRLGSFQQAAIVVGIAISQLVNWGILNLADGNQRGTLAGLEAWQWMLGVMVVPAVLYGLLSFAIPESPRYLISVGKVSRAKEVLTEVEGHTVNLDTRVTEIQDAMRREHKSSFKDLLGSKMGFLPIVWVGIGLSVFQQLVGINVAFYYSSALWQSVGIDPSASFFYSFTTSIINIIGTVIAMVFVDKIGRRPLALIGSAGMAVSLALEAWAFSAKTAAGTLPPTEGTVALIAAHVFVLFFALSWGVVVWVFLGEMFPNKIRAAALGVAASAQWIANWAITASFPSLSDWNLSGTYVIYAVFALLSIPFVLKFVKETKGKALEEMG, from the coding sequence TTGACCAGCACCGCGCAGCCGACGGTTCCGGAAGGCCGTAAGGCCCATCCCGACCATCTCGGCCATGTCATCTTCATCACCGCGGCTGCCGCGATGGGCGGCTTTCTGTTCGGCTATGACAGTTCCGTCATCAACGGTGCCGTCGAGGCGATCCGCAGCCGCTATGACGTCGGGTCCGCCGTCCTCGCCCAGGTGATCGCCGTCGCGCTGATCGGCTGTGCCGTCGGTGCCGCCACCGCGGGCCGGATCGCGGACCGCATCGGCCGCATCCGGGTGATGCAGATCGCCTCGGTGCTGTTCACCATCAGCGCCGTCGGCTCCGCTCTGCCGTTCTCCCTCTGGGACCTCGCCTTCTGGCGGATCATCGGTGGCTTCGCCATCGGTATGGCCTCGGTCATCGGCCCGGCCTACATCGCCGAGGTCTCGCCGTCCGCCTATCGTGGCCGCCTCGGCTCGTTCCAGCAGGCCGCGATCGTCGTCGGTATCGCCATCTCCCAGCTCGTCAACTGGGGCATCCTCAACCTCGCCGACGGCAACCAGCGCGGCACCCTCGCCGGCCTGGAGGCCTGGCAGTGGATGCTCGGCGTGATGGTCGTCCCGGCCGTCCTCTACGGTCTGCTCTCCTTCGCGATCCCCGAGTCGCCGCGCTACCTGATCTCCGTCGGCAAGGTCTCCCGCGCCAAGGAGGTGCTCACCGAGGTCGAGGGCCACACCGTGAACCTCGACACCCGGGTCACCGAGATCCAGGACGCGATGCGCCGCGAGCACAAGTCGTCGTTCAAGGACCTGCTCGGCAGCAAGATGGGCTTCCTGCCGATCGTCTGGGTCGGTATCGGCCTGTCGGTCTTCCAGCAGCTGGTCGGCATCAACGTCGCGTTCTACTACTCCTCGGCGCTGTGGCAGTCCGTCGGCATCGACCCGAGCGCCTCGTTCTTCTACAGCTTCACGACGTCGATCATCAACATCATCGGCACCGTGATCGCGATGGTCTTCGTCGACAAGATCGGCCGCCGTCCGCTGGCGCTGATCGGCTCGGCCGGTATGGCCGTCTCGCTCGCCCTGGAGGCATGGGCCTTCTCCGCCAAGACCGCGGCCGGCACCCTGCCGCCCACCGAAGGCACCGTGGCGCTGATCGCCGCCCACGTCTTCGTGCTCTTCTTCGCCCTCTCCTGGGGCGTCGTGGTCTGGGTCTTCCTCGGCGAGATGTTCCCGAACAAGATCCGTGCCGCCGCGCTGGGCGTCGCCGCCTCGGCGCAGTGGATCGCCAACTGGGCCATCACGGCCAGCTTCCCGAGCCTGTCCGACTGGAACCTCTCGGGTACGTACGTCATCTACGCAGTCTTCGCCCTGCTCTCGATCCCCTTCGTGCTCAAGTTCGTGAAGGAGACGAAGGGCAAGGCGTTGGAGGAGATGGGCTAA
- a CDS encoding LLM class flavin-dependent oxidoreductase, with protein MMSVLRINLVDPAPTPATLSARYRAAVEMAAFADDRGFTMVQTEEHHATTNGWMPSPLTFAGAVFGATRRIGVTVSALITPLHDPLRLAEDLASLDLLGGGRLVTVAGLGYRPEEYAAHGKDWRGRGPLQDEVLQTLLSAWTGEPFTYQGRTVQVTPRPYTQPHPLLLIGGSSRAAARRAARLGLPFFPSAHLPALEAYYHEQRAAFGTDGWVMQPPERTALLHLAEDPDRAWAEYGGHLLHEARMYASWQSAGSRSAVRSSAQDVGALREEGVYRIVTPDECLRLARRTGDGGALILHPLCGGMPVDEGWRSLHLFAEQVLPRLKG; from the coding sequence ATGATGTCGGTTCTGCGGATCAACCTCGTCGACCCCGCACCCACACCCGCCACGCTGTCCGCGCGCTACCGTGCCGCCGTCGAGATGGCGGCGTTCGCCGACGACCGCGGTTTCACCATGGTCCAGACCGAGGAGCACCACGCCACCACCAACGGCTGGATGCCCTCCCCGCTCACCTTCGCCGGCGCCGTCTTCGGCGCCACCCGCCGGATCGGTGTCACCGTCTCCGCGCTGATCACCCCGCTGCACGATCCGCTGCGGCTGGCCGAGGACCTCGCCTCGCTCGATCTGCTCGGCGGCGGCCGGCTGGTCACGGTCGCCGGCCTCGGCTACCGGCCCGAGGAGTACGCGGCGCACGGCAAGGACTGGCGGGGCCGGGGCCCGCTCCAGGACGAGGTGCTTCAGACCCTGCTGTCCGCCTGGACCGGCGAACCGTTCACGTACCAGGGGCGTACGGTCCAGGTCACCCCGCGCCCGTACACCCAGCCGCATCCGCTGCTGCTGATCGGCGGCAGTTCACGGGCCGCCGCCCGGCGCGCGGCCCGCCTGGGGCTCCCCTTCTTCCCCAGCGCCCACCTCCCCGCACTGGAGGCCTACTACCACGAGCAGCGCGCCGCCTTCGGCACCGACGGGTGGGTGATGCAGCCACCCGAGCGGACCGCGCTCCTCCACCTCGCCGAGGACCCGGACCGCGCCTGGGCCGAGTACGGCGGCCATCTGCTGCACGAGGCCCGGATGTACGCCTCCTGGCAGTCCGCCGGTAGCCGCTCCGCGGTGCGCTCGTCCGCACAGGACGTCGGGGCGCTGCGCGAGGAGGGCGTCTACCGCATCGTCACCCCCGACGAATGCCTCCGGCTCGCCCGGCGGACCGGCGACGGGGGCGCGTTGATCCTCCATCCGCTGTGCGGCGGAATGCCCGTCGACGAGGGCTGGCGCTCGCTCCATCTGTTCGCCGAGCAGGTGCTGCCCCGCCTCAAGGGCTGA
- a CDS encoding AAA family ATPase gives MHLKSLTLRGFKSFASATTLRFEPGITCVVGPNGSGKSNVVDALSWVMGEQGAKSLRGGKMEDVIFAGTTGRLPLGRAEVSLTIDNSDGALPIEYAEVTLTRIMFRNGGSEYQINGDTCRLLDIQELLSDSGIGREMHVIVGQGQLDSVLHADPMGRRAFIEEAAGVLKHRKRKEKALRKLEAMKANLARVQDLTDELRRQLKPLGRQAAVARRAAVIQADLRDARLRLLADDLVTLRRALEAEIADEAALKERKQAAEDRLSTAQQREAALEEEVRTLTPRVQRAQQTWYELSQLAERVRGTISLAEARVKSATAAPPEERHGRDPEDMEREAARIREQEAELTAALEAASRALEDTVEHRAGLERQLADEERRLRDVARAIADRREGLARLSGQVTAARGRAASAQAEIGRLAEARDAARRRADTAQEEYEQLKAEVDGLDADDEEIAERHEAARRDLAETETALTAAREALTAAERERAATAARHDALALGLRRKDGTGALLAAADRLTGLLGPAAELLTVTPGFEVPVAAALGAAADAVAVTGPATAAEAIRLLRKEDAGRAAMVLGGSGGRSGTGRVPAPARAVEATEGGGAAEAVGAVEAAGVSAASEVVGAAGAAGVSAGSQAVGAVGAVGAAGSQGAGEVRGTGGGEGFAGAAEGAVVGVRAGAAGAPGVPGPAGHRVPGPRAEPVPAAELVRGPGDLTAAVARLLRDVVVVGTLEDAEELVAARPELMAVTGAGDLLGAHFAQGGSAGAPSLLEVQASVDEAAAELEELAARCEELAQAQRAAAERRTAGAELVEELAERRRAADREKSKVAGDLGRLGGQARAAAGEAERCDAAAAKAEEALLRATEEAEELAERLAVAQEEPGVGDEEPDTSVRDRLAADGANARQTEMEARLQARTHEERVKALAGRADSLDRGARAEREARARAERRRARLRHEAAVAGAVAAGARQLLAHVEVSAVRAEEERGAAERAKAGREQALVAERNQGRELKSELDKLTDSMHRGEVLGAEKRLRIEQLETKALEELGVEPAGLMAEYGPEQLVPPSPPAEGEVLPDDPEHPRNQPVPYVRADQEKRLKAAERAYQQLGKVNPLALEEFAALEERHQFLSEQLEDLKKTRADLMQVVKEVDERVEQVFTEAYHDTAREFEGVFARLFPGGEGRLVLTDPDDMLSTGVDVEARPPGKKVKRLSLLSGGERSLTAVALLVSIFKARPSPFYVMDEVEAALDDTNLQRLIRIMEELQESSQLIVITHQKRTMEVADALYGVSMQGDGVSKVISQRLH, from the coding sequence GTGCATCTCAAGAGTCTGACCCTGCGAGGTTTCAAGTCCTTCGCCTCCGCCACGACGCTGCGCTTCGAGCCGGGCATCACCTGCGTCGTGGGTCCCAACGGCTCCGGCAAGTCCAATGTCGTGGACGCGCTGTCCTGGGTCATGGGCGAGCAGGGCGCCAAGTCGCTGCGCGGCGGGAAGATGGAGGACGTCATCTTCGCCGGGACGACCGGGCGGCTGCCGCTCGGCCGCGCCGAGGTCTCGCTCACCATCGACAACTCCGACGGTGCACTGCCGATCGAGTACGCCGAAGTCACCCTCACCCGGATCATGTTCCGCAATGGCGGCAGCGAGTACCAGATCAACGGTGACACCTGCCGGCTGCTGGACATCCAGGAACTGCTCTCCGATTCCGGTATCGGCCGGGAGATGCATGTCATCGTCGGGCAGGGCCAGCTCGACTCCGTGCTGCATGCCGACCCGATGGGGCGCCGGGCCTTCATCGAGGAGGCGGCCGGCGTCCTCAAGCACCGCAAGCGCAAGGAGAAGGCGCTGCGGAAGCTGGAGGCGATGAAGGCCAATCTCGCCCGGGTCCAGGATCTGACCGATGAGCTGCGGCGCCAGCTCAAGCCGCTGGGGCGGCAGGCTGCGGTCGCCCGGCGCGCCGCCGTCATCCAGGCGGACCTGCGCGACGCCCGGCTGCGGCTGCTCGCCGACGATCTCGTCACCCTGCGCCGGGCGCTGGAGGCCGAGATCGCGGACGAGGCGGCGCTCAAGGAACGCAAGCAGGCCGCCGAGGACCGGCTGAGCACCGCCCAGCAGCGCGAGGCGGCGCTGGAGGAGGAGGTCCGTACGCTGACGCCGCGGGTGCAGCGCGCGCAGCAGACGTGGTACGAGCTGTCGCAGCTCGCGGAGCGGGTGCGCGGCACGATCTCGCTGGCCGAGGCGCGGGTCAAGAGCGCCACGGCGGCCCCGCCGGAGGAGCGGCACGGGCGCGACCCCGAGGACATGGAGCGGGAAGCGGCCCGGATCCGCGAGCAGGAGGCGGAGTTGACGGCCGCGCTGGAGGCGGCGAGCCGGGCGCTGGAGGACACCGTCGAACACCGTGCCGGGCTGGAGCGGCAGTTGGCGGACGAGGAGCGGCGGCTGCGGGACGTGGCCCGCGCCATCGCCGACCGGCGCGAGGGCCTGGCCCGGCTGAGCGGCCAGGTCACCGCCGCCCGTGGCCGGGCCGCCTCGGCGCAGGCGGAGATCGGCCGGCTCGCCGAGGCCAGGGACGCCGCCCGGCGCCGGGCGGACACCGCCCAGGAGGAGTACGAGCAGCTCAAGGCCGAGGTCGACGGGCTGGACGCGGACGACGAGGAGATCGCGGAGCGGCACGAGGCGGCCCGCCGGGACCTGGCGGAGACGGAGACCGCGCTGACCGCCGCCCGCGAGGCGCTGACCGCGGCCGAGCGCGAGCGGGCCGCGACCGCCGCACGGCATGACGCGCTGGCGCTCGGGCTGCGCCGCAAGGACGGTACCGGTGCGCTGCTGGCCGCCGCGGACCGCCTGACCGGACTGCTCGGGCCGGCGGCGGAACTGCTGACCGTCACCCCCGGCTTCGAGGTCCCGGTGGCGGCGGCGCTCGGCGCGGCCGCGGACGCCGTCGCCGTCACCGGCCCGGCCACCGCCGCCGAGGCCATCCGGCTGCTGCGCAAGGAGGACGCGGGGCGGGCGGCGATGGTGCTGGGGGGAAGCGGGGGCCGGAGCGGCACGGGAAGGGTGCCTGCGCCCGCACGGGCCGTGGAGGCCACGGAGGGCGGGGGAGCCGCGGAAGCCGTTGGGGCTGTTGAGGCGGCTGGAGTGTCGGCGGCGAGTGAGGTGGTTGGGGCTGCTGGGGCTGCTGGGGTGTCGGCGGGGAGTCAGGCTGTTGGGGCTGTCGGGGCTGTTGGAGCCGCCGGGTCTCAGGGGGCTGGTGAGGTTCGTGGGACCGGTGGGGGTGAAGGGTTCGCTGGAGCGGCCGAGGGGGCCGTGGTGGGCGTCCGTGCGGGGGCGGCCGGGGCGCCGGGGGTGCCCGGGCCGGCCGGGCACCGTGTCCCCGGGCCGCGTGCGGAGCCCGTACCGGCGGCGGAACTGGTCCGGGGACCCGGGGATTTGACGGCCGCCGTGGCCCGGCTGCTGCGGGATGTCGTGGTGGTCGGGACGCTGGAGGACGCCGAGGAGCTGGTGGCCGCGCGGCCGGAGCTGATGGCCGTCACCGGTGCGGGCGATCTGCTCGGGGCGCATTTCGCGCAGGGGGGTTCCGCCGGTGCGCCGAGCCTGCTGGAGGTGCAGGCGTCCGTCGACGAGGCCGCGGCCGAGCTGGAGGAACTGGCGGCGCGCTGCGAGGAGCTGGCACAGGCACAGCGGGCCGCGGCGGAACGCCGTACGGCGGGCGCCGAGCTGGTCGAGGAGCTGGCCGAGCGGCGGCGGGCGGCGGACCGGGAGAAGTCGAAGGTCGCCGGGGACCTGGGCCGGCTCGGCGGACAGGCGCGGGCGGCCGCGGGCGAGGCCGAGCGCTGCGACGCGGCGGCGGCCAAGGCCGAGGAGGCGCTGCTGCGGGCCACCGAGGAGGCCGAGGAGCTGGCCGAGCGCCTCGCGGTGGCACAGGAGGAGCCGGGCGTCGGCGATGAGGAGCCCGACACCTCCGTACGGGACCGGCTGGCGGCCGACGGCGCCAATGCGCGGCAGACCGAGATGGAGGCCCGGCTCCAGGCGCGTACGCACGAGGAGCGGGTGAAGGCGCTCGCCGGGCGGGCGGACTCACTGGACCGGGGAGCGCGGGCGGAGCGCGAGGCGCGGGCGCGGGCCGAGCGGCGGCGCGCCCGGCTGCGGCACGAGGCGGCGGTGGCCGGGGCGGTCGCGGCCGGTGCCCGGCAGCTGCTGGCGCATGTCGAGGTGTCGGCCGTACGGGCCGAGGAGGAGCGCGGCGCCGCGGAGCGGGCCAAGGCCGGGCGGGAACAGGCCCTGGTGGCCGAGCGCAACCAGGGCCGGGAGCTGAAGTCCGAGCTGGACAAGCTGACGGACTCGATGCACCGCGGTGAGGTGCTGGGCGCGGAGAAGCGGCTGCGGATCGAGCAGCTGGAGACCAAGGCGCTGGAGGAGCTGGGGGTGGAGCCGGCCGGGCTGATGGCCGAGTACGGCCCCGAACAGCTGGTACCGCCGTCGCCGCCCGCCGAGGGCGAGGTGCTGCCGGACGATCCGGAGCATCCGCGCAACCAGCCGGTGCCCTATGTACGGGCCGATCAGGAGAAGCGGCTCAAGGCCGCCGAGCGGGCGTATCAGCAGCTCGGGAAGGTGAACCCGCTGGCGCTGGAAGAGTTCGCGGCACTGGAGGAGCGGCACCAGTTCCTGAGCGAACAGCTTGAAGACTTGAAGAAGACCCGGGCCGACCTGATGCAGGTGGTCAAGGAGGTCGACGAGCGGGTCGAGCAGGTCTTCACCGAGGCGTACCACGACACCGCGCGCGAGTTCGAGGGCGTCTTCGCGCGGCTCTTCCCGGGCGGTGAGGGGCGGCTGGTGCTCACCGATCCGGACGACATGCTGTCGACGGGGGTGGACGTGGAGGCGCGTCCGCCCGGGAAGAAGGTCAAGCGGCTGTCGCTGCTGTCGGGCGGTGAGCGGTCGCTGACCGCGGTGGCGCTGCTGGTGTCGATCTTCAAGGCGCGGCCCAGCCCGTTCTACGTGATGGACGAGGTGGAGGCCGCGCTGGACGACACCAATCTCCAGCGGCTGATCCGGATCATGGAGGAACTCCAGGAGAGTTCCCAGCTGATTGTGATCACGCATCAGAAGCGGACGATGGAGGTCGCGGACGCGCTCTACGGGGTATCGATGCAAGGTGACGGCGTCTCGAAGGTCATCAGCCAGCGACTGCACTGA
- a CDS encoding bifunctional DNA primase/polymerase, whose translation MGFTIGGIREMRSSSRRRARSTEISAVAEYTGLWGWDVVPGARAVRAGSGRTDCSCGAADCSSPGAHPLAFGEELAAGAGWEKAAVAWAETPGAAILLPVGRSFDLLDVPEAAGRNALARLERMGLPLGPVAVTPTGRALFFVAPGAAGQLPDLLYRMGWDDASLDLRPLGPGDHLTAPPSDLGGHGPMRWLRPPSLDTADRPPQARLMVGTLAYACNRSVV comes from the coding sequence ATGGGCTTCACGATCGGCGGCATCCGAGAGATGCGTTCCAGCTCCCGGCGCCGCGCCCGCTCGACCGAGATCTCGGCGGTGGCGGAGTACACGGGACTGTGGGGCTGGGACGTCGTCCCCGGCGCCCGGGCGGTGCGCGCGGGCAGCGGCCGTACGGACTGCTCGTGCGGCGCCGCCGACTGCTCCTCCCCCGGTGCGCATCCGCTGGCCTTCGGCGAGGAGCTGGCGGCCGGTGCCGGCTGGGAAAAGGCCGCCGTGGCGTGGGCCGAGACCCCGGGCGCCGCCATCCTCCTCCCGGTGGGCCGGTCGTTCGACCTCCTCGACGTGCCGGAGGCCGCGGGCCGCAACGCGCTGGCGCGGCTGGAGCGGATGGGTCTGCCGCTGGGCCCGGTCGCGGTGACCCCGACCGGCCGTGCGCTGTTCTTCGTCGCGCCCGGCGCGGCCGGACAACTCCCCGATCTGCTCTACCGGATGGGCTGGGACGACGCCTCGCTCGACCTGCGCCCCCTGGGCCCCGGTGACCATCTCACCGCGCCCCCCTCCGACCTCGGCGGCCACGGCCCGATGCGCTGGCTGCGCCCGCCGTCCCTGGACACCGCCGACCGGCCGCCGCAGGCACGGCTGATGGTGGGCACCCTGGCGTACGCCTGCAACCGCTCGGTGGTCTGA
- a CDS encoding purine-cytosine permease family protein translates to MGTTSSTSAPAPEGAVETRGIEPVPDNERQGRVRELFPTWVAANISVLLLTMGASLVVNNGLNFWQVLLVAAVAAAVAFGMVGVLSVSGKWGGAPGAMLSRAAFGVRGNYFPGAILWVARFGWETINAVTGAYAVLTVLHLLLGVESNNVLVVVTLLAFVAVTYLVSGLGRKALNVCNKYSTYLFGLFSIMVLVYLVATMDWDAVFAKKAGTTAMVIAGIGTIAAGGISWVPTGPDFARYLPHSASGKKIVGATVSGAALVLLPMVLMGGVMAVSSPKLAGQNTDPMSFLGSILPSWLAVPYLITALVGMVLINSLSMYSAGFTAQTMGVKLPRALAVSINAVISLVGGLFMMLVAKDFIGQFIAFLTLLAVSFSAWIGVYGIDMARRRKLAVRYDADSLMNTDRTSRYWYVGGFCWQAMTAWGVALVAGLCFTKVQWFTGPLATTWIGENGLGWAATIAIAALVFAVLPSPKETTPAAGTDEAAEVRQPVEVG, encoded by the coding sequence ATGGGCACCACGTCCTCCACTTCCGCTCCCGCACCCGAGGGCGCCGTCGAGACCCGCGGCATCGAACCCGTCCCCGACAACGAACGCCAGGGTCGCGTCCGCGAGCTCTTCCCGACCTGGGTCGCCGCCAATATCAGCGTGTTGTTGCTCACCATGGGCGCCTCGCTCGTGGTCAACAACGGGCTGAACTTCTGGCAGGTCCTGTTGGTGGCCGCGGTCGCCGCGGCCGTCGCCTTCGGCATGGTGGGCGTGCTGTCGGTCTCGGGCAAGTGGGGCGGCGCGCCCGGCGCGATGCTCTCCCGGGCCGCCTTCGGTGTCCGCGGCAACTACTTCCCCGGCGCGATCCTGTGGGTCGCCCGCTTCGGCTGGGAAACGATCAACGCGGTCACCGGTGCCTACGCGGTGCTGACCGTGCTGCATCTGCTGTTGGGCGTCGAGAGCAACAACGTCCTCGTCGTCGTCACCCTGCTCGCCTTCGTGGCCGTCACGTATCTGGTGAGCGGTCTGGGCCGCAAGGCGCTGAACGTCTGCAACAAGTACTCGACGTATCTGTTCGGCCTGTTCAGCATCATGGTGCTGGTCTACCTGGTCGCCACGATGGACTGGGATGCCGTCTTCGCCAAGAAGGCCGGCACCACCGCCATGGTGATCGCGGGCATCGGCACCATCGCGGCCGGCGGTATCAGCTGGGTGCCCACCGGCCCCGACTTCGCGCGGTACCTCCCGCACTCCGCGTCCGGCAAGAAGATCGTCGGCGCCACCGTCTCCGGCGCGGCCCTGGTGCTGCTGCCGATGGTGCTGATGGGCGGCGTGATGGCCGTTTCCAGCCCGAAGCTGGCCGGCCAGAACACCGACCCGATGTCGTTCCTCGGCAGCATCCTGCCGTCCTGGCTCGCGGTGCCGTACCTGATCACCGCGCTGGTCGGCATGGTGCTGATCAACAGCCTGTCGATGTACTCCGCGGGCTTCACCGCCCAGACCATGGGCGTCAAGCTGCCGCGTGCCCTCGCGGTCAGCATCAACGCCGTCATCAGCCTGGTCGGCGGCCTGTTCATGATGCTGGTGGCCAAGGACTTCATCGGCCAGTTCATCGCCTTCCTGACGCTGCTCGCGGTCTCCTTCTCCGCCTGGATCGGCGTCTACGGCATCGACATGGCCCGGCGGCGCAAGCTGGCGGTGCGCTATGACGCCGACAGCCTGATGAACACCGACCGCACCAGCCGCTACTGGTACGTCGGCGGCTTCTGCTGGCAGGCCATGACCGCCTGGGGCGTGGCGCTCGTCGCGGGCCTGTGCTTCACCAAGGTCCAGTGGTTCACCGGCCCGTTGGCCACCACCTGGATCGGCGAGAACGGCCTGGGCTGGGCGGCCACGATCGCGATCGCCGCGCTGGTCTTCGCCGTACTGCCGTCGCCGAAGGAGACCACCCCGGCGGCCGGGACGGACGAGGCGGCCGAGGTCCGGCAGCCGGTCGAGGTGGGCTGA
- a CDS encoding NAD(P)/FAD-dependent oxidoreductase, whose protein sequence is MIDVLVLGGGFAGLWSAAAATRLLRAQGSARSVALLTPHPDLVLRPRLYQADPARMRVPLDRVLGPAGVRRIAATATAVDTARRRVTALTSDGSRTEVAYRSLVLATGSAVVRPELPGAALLHDIDTLPAAVRLEEHLRGLPEAPAGPGRWTAVVAGAGFTGLEIATELVGRLRAQAAPYGAADEVRVVLVERAAVVGAGLGAAARPVITRALDTLGIERRLGTTVTGLDARSVHLADGSTVPARTAVWTAGMRASALTAQIPAPRDALGRLAVDRGLRVRGIEGLYAAGDTAAALAEEDHPVLQSCQHAIPLGKVAGHNAAAALLGLPPVDFAPDPYRTCLDLGEAGAVATAGWNRTLREGPEGFAKDLKRAINETWISPPVDDPQELLRRADHRVGTRQESAPSA, encoded by the coding sequence ATGATTGATGTCCTGGTTTTGGGAGGCGGCTTCGCCGGTCTGTGGAGCGCCGCCGCGGCGACCCGGCTGCTGCGCGCCCAGGGGAGCGCACGCTCCGTGGCGCTGCTCACCCCCCACCCCGACCTGGTCCTCCGCCCGCGCCTCTACCAGGCCGATCCGGCCCGGATGCGGGTGCCGCTCGACCGGGTGCTGGGGCCTGCCGGGGTGCGGCGGATCGCCGCCACCGCGACCGCCGTGGACACCGCACGGCGCCGGGTCACCGCCCTGACGTCCGACGGCAGCCGCACCGAGGTGGCCTACCGGAGCCTCGTACTGGCCACCGGGAGCGCGGTGGTGCGGCCCGAGCTGCCCGGCGCCGCCCTCCTGCACGACATCGACACCCTCCCGGCCGCGGTCCGGCTGGAGGAGCATCTGCGGGGGCTGCCCGAGGCACCGGCCGGGCCCGGGCGGTGGACCGCGGTGGTGGCCGGCGCCGGTTTCACCGGGCTGGAGATCGCCACCGAGCTGGTGGGCCGGCTGCGCGCGCAGGCCGCCCCGTACGGTGCGGCGGACGAGGTGCGGGTGGTGCTGGTCGAGCGCGCGGCCGTCGTCGGGGCGGGGCTCGGCGCGGCGGCCCGGCCGGTGATCACCCGGGCGCTGGACACGCTGGGCATCGAACGGCGTCTTGGCACCACGGTCACCGGTCTGGACGCGCGCTCGGTGCATCTCGCGGACGGCAGCACCGTGCCGGCCCGTACGGCCGTATGGACCGCGGGGATGCGGGCGAGCGCCCTGACCGCGCAGATCCCCGCGCCCCGGGACGCGCTGGGGCGGCTCGCCGTGGACCGCGGGCTGCGGGTGCGCGGTATCGAGGGCCTCTACGCCGCCGGGGACACCGCCGCGGCCCTGGCCGAGGAGGACCACCCCGTCCTGCAGAGCTGTCAGCACGCCATCCCGCTCGGCAAGGTGGCGGGCCACAACGCCGCGGCCGCTCTGCTCGGCCTGCCGCCGGTGGACTTCGCGCCCGACCCGTACCGCACCTGTCTCGATCTCGGCGAGGCCGGCGCGGTGGCCACGGCCGGCTGGAACCGGACACTGCGCGAGGGTCCCGAGGGCTTCGCCAAGGACCTCAAGCGGGCCATCAACGAGACATGGATCTCCCCGCCGGTCGACGATCCGCAGGAGCTGCTGCGCCGGGCCGACCACCGGGTCGGCACGCGGCAGGAATCGGCGCCTTCTGCCTGA
- the ftsY gene encoding signal recognition particle-docking protein FtsY, translating into MDIVILAVVIAVVVLGAISGLVVSGRKKKQLPPSPPAAPKPSVTAPPAEPHVGEEAEPPRDEERRTIEEVTLPTAEAPVAEAPAAEPEAPAAPAIEVPEPTAGRLVRLRARLSRSQNTLGKGLLTLLSREHLDEETWEEIEDTLLTADVGVAPTQELVDRLRERVKVLGTRTPEGLRELLREELLALIGTDADRTVHTANGIGNGGDEIPGVVMVVGVNGTGKTTTTGKLARVLVADGKSVVLGAADTFRAAAADQLQTWGERVGARTVRGPEGGDPASIAFDAVKEGIAEAADVVLIDTAGRLHTKTGLMDELGKVKRVVEKHGPVGEVLLVLDATTGQNGLVQARVFAEVVDITGVVLTKLDGTAKGGIIVAVQRELGVPVKLIGLGEGADDLAPFEPQAFVDALID; encoded by the coding sequence ATGGACATCGTCATCCTTGCTGTAGTCATCGCCGTGGTCGTGCTCGGCGCGATCAGCGGGCTCGTCGTCAGCGGCCGCAAGAAGAAGCAGCTGCCGCCGTCCCCGCCGGCTGCCCCGAAGCCCTCCGTTACCGCGCCCCCCGCCGAACCGCATGTCGGCGAGGAGGCCGAGCCCCCCCGCGACGAAGAGCGTCGCACCATCGAAGAAGTCACGCTGCCCACCGCCGAGGCCCCCGTGGCCGAAGCACCGGCCGCCGAGCCCGAGGCGCCCGCCGCCCCCGCGATCGAGGTCCCCGAGCCCACCGCGGGCCGGCTGGTCCGGCTGCGCGCCCGGCTCTCCCGCTCCCAGAACACCCTGGGCAAGGGCCTGCTGACCCTGCTCTCGCGTGAACACCTCGACGAGGAGACCTGGGAGGAGATCGAGGACACCCTGCTGACCGCCGACGTCGGCGTCGCCCCCACCCAGGAGCTGGTCGACCGGCTGCGCGAGCGGGTCAAGGTGCTCGGCACCCGCACCCCCGAAGGCCTGCGCGAACTGCTGCGTGAGGAGCTCCTCGCCCTCATCGGCACGGACGCCGACCGCACCGTGCACACCGCCAACGGCATCGGCAACGGCGGCGACGAGATCCCCGGCGTCGTCATGGTCGTCGGCGTCAACGGCACCGGCAAGACCACCACCACCGGCAAGCTCGCCCGGGTCCTGGTCGCCGACGGCAAGTCCGTGGTCCTCGGCGCCGCCGACACCTTCCGCGCCGCGGCCGCCGACCAGCTCCAGACCTGGGGCGAGCGGGTCGGTGCCCGTACGGTCCGCGGACCCGAGGGCGGCGACCCCGCCTCCATCGCCTTCGACGCGGTGAAGGAAGGCATCGCCGAGGCCGCCGATGTCGTCCTGATCGACACCGCGGGCCGGCTGCACACCAAGACCGGTCTGATGGACGAGCTCGGCAAGGTCAAGCGGGTCGTCGAGAAGCACGGCCCGGTCGGCGAGGTACTGCTCGTCCTGGACGCCACCACCGGCCAGAACGGCCTGGTCCAGGCCCGGGTGTTCGCCGAGGTCGTGGACATCACCGGAGTGGTGCTCACCAAGCTCGACGGCACCGCCAAGGGCGGCATCATCGTCGCCGTCCAGCGCGAACTCGGCGTTCCCGTCAAGCTCATCGGCCTGGGCGAGGGGGCGGACGACCTGGCGCCCTTCGAGCCGCAGGCCTTTGTCGACGCCCTGATCGACTGA